The bacterium sequence TTCTTTCCCGAATACTCGAGAACTACAAGAACCAAAGGGGAAGCTATCCGCATACGCCTTGCCAGATGTACACCGGGGACAACGCAACGATTTCGAATTTGCCGCTCAATCCTTTCGAAATCGACCGGAATCTTTGCGAGTCAATCCTTTCCCAGCCGCGCCCTAAGGGCTTTGTCCAGTACTTTCCGGAGATAGTTACAAATCCGGATGGAAGCGAAAAAGTGGTTGGCTATTGGATTGCGGTCATTTGTGATGGCGACACGAAGCATCCTGTCAAACCGCTACCTGAAGGCAAGGAGGAGCCGATCAGGGCAGTACTTTGGTTTGAAAAGCATTGACTCCAACCGGAAGTTTGCTCCATTGAATGCAACTTGCTTTAATGCATAGGGCATCCGCCGGATGCCCTATGCGCTTACTTTCAGCTTACCTGTCCTAAACAGCTCCATTCCATATCCGAACGCCTGCTCGTTCGCTTCCTTGTGCCGCTTCGGCACTCTCGCAAGCAGCGCTCCGAGCATGTTCTTGGCGTCGATAACATCTGCCGACGCGCAGATTATTCCAAGCCCGATGATGTTGGCGAAAATCGCCTTTTGATACCTCTCTATCGCGGCTTCCGTTAGCTGGTAGCCCAGCAACCTGACGCCGTCCGGCCTCGGCGGAGTTTTAACCCACGTCGTATCGTAAAGCGCAATCCCGCCCGGCTTGATTTCGCCGGCAAACCGCTCCGCGGCCTCCTGCGTCATCGCCAGCAGGTAATCCGCATTAATCACGGCCGGATAGTCAATATCGAATTCGGAAACGATGACCTCGCTCCGGCTCGCCCCGCCGCGGCTTTCGGGGCCGTAGCTGGCGGTCTGCACTACGTTGTACCCTTGCGCGATCGCAGCTTCGGCCATAATAATTCCGGCAAGCACCAGCCCCTGCCCCCCCATTCCGCTTAATCTGAATTCGAACCTTTGCATTGGCTTCTACCCGGCTTTGGCGGCTTCCTTCGCCGCCTTGGCCTCCTTCGCCTTGGCGATCACGCCGTCGTAAACCTCGCAGTACTCCGGAAGTTCAGTATCTTCGTGGAACTCCCCGATGACGATGCCCTGCTGGGTGCCGTCGTCGCGCTCGATCCTTATCGAGTGCTCCTTCTGGTCTATCAGCATATCGGCGGGCGTCCCGATCAGATTGAACCTCCCGAAGTAAGTCGGGCACTGGGAGATCACTTCGATGAAGCTGAACCCCTTGTGCTTGATCGCCTTTACAACCTGCTTGGTAATCATCTCGAAATGGAACGTCGTGGAACGCGCAACGTAAGTTGCGCCGCACGCCTGCGCAAGCTTGCACAAATCAAAGCTCTGCTCTGCGTTGCCGTAAGGCGCCGTTGTCCCGATGCTTCCATGCGGTGTCAGCGGCGAGTATTGGCCGCTTGTCATCCCGTAGTTCGAATTGTTAAGGACAATGGCGGTCATATCCAGATTGCGGCGGCAGGCATGAATCAGGTGATTACCTCCGATCGCGCTGGCGTCCCCATCGCCCATAACGACGACTACCGTCAAATCCGGCCTGGCTAGCTTTATTCCGGTTGCGAACGCCAGAGCCCTTCCGTGCGTCGTGTGGACACAATTCGTGTCCACGTACGATGGCATCCTGCTGGAGCAGCCGATACCCGAAACCAGCACCGTCTTGTCCGCGTCCAACTCGCATTGCTCGAACGCCTTGACAATGCTGCGCATATCTGTGCCCAGCCCGCAACCGGAGCACCAGATCGTCGGCAGGTTCTCGACTCGCAAGTATTTTTCAAGAAACGCTTCGGGCATATCGAAAGCCGCTCGTCACGCGGCTATATCACCTTCCTGATACACTCGTAAATCTCGGCGGTCGTCAAAAGCGAGCCGGTAACGTTGTTCACGCCGTAAACCGCTGCTTTCCCGCAGACACTCCG is a genomic window containing:
- a CDS encoding 2-oxoacid:acceptor oxidoreductase family protein; protein product: MQRFEFRLSGMGGQGLVLAGIIMAEAAIAQGYNVVQTASYGPESRGGASRSEVIVSEFDIDYPAVINADYLLAMTQEAAERFAGEIKPGGIALYDTTWVKTPPRPDGVRLLGYQLTEAAIERYQKAIFANIIGLGIICASADVIDAKNMLGALLARVPKRHKEANEQAFGYGMELFRTGKLKVSA
- a CDS encoding 2-oxoacid:ferredoxin oxidoreductase subunit beta, with protein sequence MPEAFLEKYLRVENLPTIWCSGCGLGTDMRSIVKAFEQCELDADKTVLVSGIGCSSRMPSYVDTNCVHTTHGRALAFATGIKLARPDLTVVVVMGDGDASAIGGNHLIHACRRNLDMTAIVLNNSNYGMTSGQYSPLTPHGSIGTTAPYGNAEQSFDLCKLAQACGATYVARSTTFHFEMITKQVVKAIKHKGFSFIEVISQCPTYFGRFNLIGTPADMLIDQKEHSIRIERDDGTQQGIVIGEFHEDTELPEYCEVYDGVIAKAKEAKAAKEAAKAG